A section of the Bacteroidales bacterium genome encodes:
- a CDS encoding helix-turn-helix domain-containing protein yields the protein MKQPDLGRKISELRLAKGMTQGQLAGKCNVSLRTIQRIESAEVTPRSYTIRLIFETLDYEIYSSFGKFSYNLDRMAYKTRIWLGQLYKYVLDLFNLKTNTMKKLSILSVPIVSVVLIFLFISNSQAQSEDRAKKTITETNANFVKWFNSGKIDSLAMLYSVNACMIPDNYHAIYGRENIKDYYAFIYNAGFRFTTSKAESVIVSDPIVVERGIWKGNLPGELAGTYITQWKYEKGKWLIENEMTNSDQSGN from the coding sequence ATGAAACAGCCAGATTTAGGAAGGAAAATTTCGGAACTGAGATTAGCCAAGGGGATGACCCAGGGACAACTTGCCGGAAAATGCAATGTAAGTCTAAGGACAATTCAGCGGATTGAATCAGCTGAAGTGACCCCCAGGAGTTATACAATCAGGTTGATTTTCGAAACACTGGATTACGAAATCTATAGTTCATTTGGCAAATTCTCTTATAACCTCGACAGGATGGCTTATAAGACCAGGATTTGGCTCGGGCAACTTTATAAATATGTTCTGGATTTATTTAATTTAAAAACAAACACAATGAAAAAACTATCGATTTTATCTGTTCCCATTGTATCAGTCGTGCTCATCTTTTTGTTTATCAGCAATAGTCAGGCTCAAAGCGAAGACCGTGCTAAAAAAACAATAACTGAAACCAATGCAAATTTTGTTAAATGGTTCAACTCCGGAAAAATTGATTCTCTTGCAATGTTGTATTCCGTTAATGCCTGTATGATTCCCGATAATTACCATGCAATCTATGGCAGGGAAAACATTAAAGATTATTATGCATTCATTTACAATGCAGGTTTTCGTTTTACAACAAGCAAAGCTGAATCGGTAATAGTTTCCGATCCAATAGTGGTAGAAAGAGGCATATGGAAAGGAAATCTGCCGGGTGAATTAGCGGGTACCTACATCACCCAATGGAAATATGAGAAAGGAAAATGGCTCATCGAAAATGAGATGACCAATTCGGATCAATCCGGAAACTAA
- a CDS encoding DUF3467 domain-containing protein, whose amino-acid sequence MEDKKNQQQISIELKEDIAQGIYSNLAIITHSPSEFIVDFIRVMPGIPKAEVKSRIILTPEHAKRLLQALKDNISKFESIHGPIKQGEGQGNIPMHFGGPSAQA is encoded by the coding sequence ATGGAAGATAAAAAGAATCAGCAGCAGATCAGCATCGAACTGAAAGAGGATATCGCCCAGGGCATATATTCAAACCTGGCCATTATAACCCATTCACCTTCGGAATTCATTGTTGATTTTATCAGGGTTATGCCTGGTATTCCTAAGGCTGAAGTAAAATCGAGGATTATTCTCACACCGGAACATGCCAAAAGGCTGCTGCAGGCGTTGAAGGATAACATCTCGAAATTCGAATCGATCCATGGCCCCATCAAACAGGGCGAAGGCCAGGGTAATATTCCGATGCACTTTGGCGGACCTTCGGCGCAGGCATAA
- a CDS encoding LytTR family DNA-binding domain-containing protein, with amino-acid sequence MGYPKGQTLKASCVIVDDEQQATSMMTKLLSAHSYLKIADVVNDSKQALVSILHHKPDLVFMDIQMPGMDGFEITEALSHTSERPFIIYVTAYDKFAIKAIKASAFDYLLKPVNETDLALTMERFMEQYLIKQHKVEYTVLLEQALGKKIKFNTSGGFILINPHDILFIKADWNYCEIYTGNEKPELITMNIGSFEETLPKSCFARINRSTIINLAYLERVNRLKRICILKKDNKKYEFKIPILRIRELEKWLN; translated from the coding sequence ATGGGATACCCCAAAGGCCAAACCCTAAAAGCCAGTTGTGTCATTGTTGACGATGAGCAGCAAGCGACAAGCATGATGACAAAGCTTTTATCTGCACATTCTTACCTGAAAATTGCCGATGTTGTAAATGATTCGAAACAGGCACTTGTGAGCATATTACATCATAAACCGGATTTGGTTTTCATGGATATACAAATGCCCGGCATGGATGGATTCGAGATTACAGAAGCTTTAAGTCATACTTCTGAAAGGCCATTCATTATATATGTAACAGCGTATGATAAATTTGCAATAAAGGCCATAAAGGCATCTGCCTTTGATTATTTGCTAAAACCTGTAAATGAAACAGATTTAGCGCTGACTATGGAACGTTTTATGGAACAATATTTAATAAAACAGCATAAAGTGGAATATACTGTTTTACTTGAGCAGGCATTGGGAAAAAAGATAAAATTCAATACATCAGGAGGATTTATCCTGATCAATCCACATGATATCCTATTTATTAAAGCCGACTGGAATTATTGCGAAATTTATACAGGCAATGAAAAACCCGAGCTAATTACTATGAATATTGGTTCGTTTGAGGAGACCCTTCCAAAAAGCTGTTTTGCCCGCATAAACCGCTCCACAATTATTAATCTGGCTTATCTTGAGCGGGTCAACCGGCTTAAAAGAATTTGCATACTGAAAAAAGATAATAAGAAATATGAATTTAAGATTCCAATTTTAAGAATCAGAGAGTTGGAAAAATGGTTGAATTGA
- a CDS encoding ThuA domain-containing protein gives MKQILSILLAVLITLPSCSQNKPAILIFSKTKGYYHESIPAGIKCITEACAKEGIQVDTTKDASLFTESNLKKYKAVVFLNTSGDVLNEEQQKAFINYIHSGGGYLGIHAALDTEYDWPWYNQLAGAWFLSHPAQQKATINVTDKNNPATSMLPDKWTRTDEWYNFKNISSDIKVLAWLDESSYTGGANGEKHPFIWCHEFEGGRAFYTGVGHRDDNYDEPLVQQHLLGAVLWTAGLKK, from the coding sequence ATGAAACAAATACTCTCTATTTTACTGGCAGTATTGATCACATTGCCTTCATGCAGCCAAAACAAACCGGCAATTCTGATTTTTTCTAAAACAAAAGGATATTACCATGAATCGATCCCTGCAGGCATAAAATGTATAACTGAAGCGTGTGCCAAAGAAGGGATTCAAGTGGATACAACCAAAGATGCGTCCTTATTCACTGAAAGCAACCTAAAAAAGTATAAGGCCGTAGTGTTCCTGAATACTTCCGGGGATGTTCTGAATGAAGAACAACAGAAGGCATTTATCAATTATATCCATTCAGGCGGCGGATACCTAGGCATTCATGCCGCTTTGGATACCGAGTATGACTGGCCTTGGTACAACCAGCTTGCCGGTGCGTGGTTTTTATCCCATCCGGCCCAACAGAAAGCCACTATTAATGTAACTGATAAAAATAACCCGGCTACTTCCATGCTTCCGGATAAATGGACAAGAACCGATGAATGGTATAATTTCAAAAATATTTCCTCCGATATTAAAGTGCTTGCCTGGCTTGATGAATCTTCATATACCGGTGGAGCAAACGGTGAAAAGCATCCGTTTATCTGGTGCCATGAATTTGAAGGCGGAAGGGCTTTTTATACAGGCGTAGGCCATCGGGATGATAACTATGATGAGCCGCTGGTTCAGCAGCATTTGCTGGGGGCGGTTTTGTGGACTGCCGGTTTGAAGAAGTAG
- the rpoC gene encoding DNA-directed RNA polymerase subunit beta', translating to MSFRRDTKVKSSFSKISISLASPEEILERSSGEVLKPETINYRTYKPERDGLFCERIFGPVKDYECHCGKYKRIRYKGIVCDRCGVEVTEKKVRRERMGHISLVVPVAHIWYFRTLPNKIGYLLGLPSKKLDSIIYYERYVVINPGIKANDGVQYLDFLTEEEYLDIMESLPKENQLLDDGHPDKFIANMGADALYALLQRLDLDTLSYDLRHKANTETSQQRKNEALKRLQVVEAFRASKGINHPEWMILKVIPVIPPELRPLVPLDGGRFATSDLNDLYRRVIIRNNRLKRLIEIKAPEVILRNEKRMLQEAVDSLFDNSRKSNAVKTDANRPLKSLSDSLKGKQGRFRQNLLGKRVDYSARSVIVVGPELQLHETGLPKEMAAELYKPFIIRKLIERGIVKTVKSAKKIVDRKDPVVWDILENVLKGHPVLLNRAPTLHRLGIQAFQPKLIEGKAIQLHPLVCTAFNADFDGDQMAVHLPLGNAAVLEAQILMLASHNILNPANGAPINVPSQDMVLGLYYMTKSRKSTADEKVRGEGSAFYSPEEVIIAYNEKRVDLHANIKVRIMDHSNGIPEKKIIETTVGRVLFNEVVPKEVGYINEILTKKSLRDIISNVLKKTGTAQTAHFLDSIKELGFQMAFRGGLSFNLDDVIVPQEKEELMNEGYEQVDEVLNNYNMGFITNNERYNQIIDIWTHTNAKLTQTLMKRLSTDKQGFNPVYMMLDSGARGSKEQIRQLSGMRGLMAKPQKSGSTGSEIIENPILANFKEGLSVLEYFISTHGARKGLADTALKTADAGYLTRRLVDVSQDVIISEEDCGTLRGLVATAIKNNEEVVESLYERILGRTAVHDVYHPLTGELIVSSGDEINEEIARTIDDSPIEQMEIRSVLTCESRKGVCAKCYGRNLATSRMVQNGEAVGVIAAQSIGEPGTQLTLRTFHVGGTAMSIATESRIVARYNGLVEIDELRIVERTEADGSKSDIVIGRLAEIRIVDKKTGIALTTNNIPYGAKLFVKAGAEVNKGDLLCEWDPYNAVIISEVPGVVAFESVIEGITYKEESDEVTGYREKVITETRDRTKNPGIEIRDKNDKMLKTYNLPVGSHLSIEEGATVKAGEILVKIPRAIGKSGDITGGLPRVTELFEARNPSNPAVVSEIDGEVSFGKVKRGNREITITTRAGQQKKYLVPLSKQILVQENDYVKAGIPLSDGATTPSDILAIKGPTKVQEYIVNEVQEVYRLQGVKINDKHFEVIVRQMMRKVEIIDPGDTKFLEKQLVDKWEFFEENDWIYGKKVIEDGGDSATLKAGQIVTARKLRDENSMLKRKDQKPIKARDAVPATSQQILQGITRAALQTQSFMSAASFQETTKVLNEAAVFGKVDYLEGLKENVIVGHLIPAGTGNRRFSNLIVGSKEDYEKLTEERKYHETVKEER from the coding sequence ATGTCATTCAGAAGGGACACAAAAGTAAAATCGAGTTTCTCCAAAATATCCATCAGTCTTGCTTCCCCCGAGGAAATCCTTGAGCGTTCAAGCGGTGAGGTACTGAAACCCGAAACAATCAACTACAGGACTTACAAGCCCGAGCGTGACGGTTTGTTCTGTGAACGAATATTCGGCCCTGTTAAGGATTATGAATGTCACTGTGGAAAATATAAGAGAATACGTTATAAGGGTATCGTATGCGACCGTTGCGGTGTTGAGGTTACTGAAAAGAAGGTGCGCCGCGAAAGAATGGGCCATATCTCACTTGTTGTTCCCGTGGCTCATATCTGGTATTTCCGCACTCTGCCCAATAAGATAGGATACCTGCTCGGACTGCCGTCGAAGAAACTCGACAGCATCATTTATTACGAGCGTTACGTGGTGATTAACCCGGGTATTAAAGCCAATGACGGCGTTCAGTATCTCGATTTCCTTACTGAAGAGGAATACCTTGATATAATGGAGTCTCTTCCTAAGGAAAATCAGTTGCTCGATGACGGACATCCGGATAAATTCATTGCCAATATGGGTGCCGACGCGCTGTATGCTCTGCTTCAGCGTCTCGATCTTGACACTCTTTCCTATGACCTGCGCCATAAAGCCAACACCGAAACGTCACAACAGCGTAAGAACGAAGCGCTGAAGAGACTCCAGGTTGTTGAAGCGTTCCGCGCATCAAAAGGAATCAATCACCCCGAGTGGATGATCCTGAAAGTTATTCCGGTTATACCGCCTGAATTAAGGCCTCTTGTTCCCCTGGATGGCGGCCGTTTTGCTACCTCCGACCTGAATGACCTTTACAGGAGGGTGATCATCCGCAATAACCGTCTGAAAAGGCTTATCGAAATCAAGGCTCCTGAAGTCATTCTTCGCAATGAAAAGCGTATGCTCCAGGAAGCAGTGGATTCACTCTTTGATAATTCAAGGAAATCCAATGCGGTAAAGACTGATGCAAACCGTCCGCTGAAATCTTTGAGCGACAGCTTAAAAGGTAAACAGGGTCGTTTCCGTCAGAACCTGCTCGGTAAACGTGTTGACTATTCTGCCCGTTCGGTTATCGTTGTTGGTCCCGAACTGCAGCTTCATGAAACCGGTCTGCCCAAGGAAATGGCGGCTGAATTATACAAGCCGTTCATCATCCGCAAACTGATCGAAAGAGGTATTGTTAAGACTGTAAAATCAGCAAAGAAAATAGTGGATCGCAAGGATCCCGTTGTATGGGATATCCTTGAAAACGTGCTGAAGGGCCACCCGGTTCTGCTGAATCGTGCTCCTACGCTGCACAGGCTCGGTATCCAGGCTTTCCAGCCTAAACTTATCGAAGGTAAAGCTATTCAGCTCCACCCGCTTGTATGTACGGCTTTCAACGCCGACTTCGACGGTGACCAGATGGCTGTTCACCTTCCCCTGGGTAATGCTGCAGTGCTTGAAGCTCAGATCCTGATGCTTGCATCACACAATATTCTGAACCCCGCTAACGGTGCGCCTATCAATGTTCCTTCGCAGGACATGGTTCTTGGTTTGTATTATATGACCAAATCAAGAAAGAGCACGGCTGACGAGAAGGTTCGCGGCGAAGGAAGTGCGTTTTACTCACCCGAAGAGGTGATCATTGCTTATAATGAAAAACGTGTTGACCTTCATGCCAACATTAAGGTCAGGATCATGGATCATTCCAATGGTATTCCCGAAAAGAAGATCATAGAAACCACTGTTGGACGCGTACTTTTCAATGAAGTGGTTCCCAAAGAAGTAGGTTATATCAATGAAATTCTTACCAAGAAATCATTGCGCGACATCATCAGCAATGTGCTGAAGAAAACCGGAACTGCACAGACAGCACACTTCCTCGATTCTATCAAGGAACTGGGCTTCCAGATGGCATTCCGCGGTGGTCTTTCATTCAACCTCGACGACGTGATTGTTCCGCAGGAAAAGGAAGAACTCATGAACGAAGGTTATGAGCAGGTTGATGAAGTGCTGAATAACTATAACATGGGATTCATCACAAACAACGAACGCTACAACCAGATCATCGACATTTGGACACATACCAATGCCAAGCTTACACAGACTTTGATGAAACGTCTGTCGACTGACAAGCAGGGATTCAACCCGGTTTACATGATGCTTGACTCAGGCGCCCGTGGATCTAAAGAGCAGATCCGCCAGCTTTCAGGTATGAGGGGTCTTATGGCTAAACCACAGAAATCAGGTTCAACCGGATCAGAAATTATCGAAAACCCGATTCTTGCCAACTTTAAAGAAGGCCTTTCGGTTCTTGAATACTTCATATCCACCCACGGTGCCCGTAAGGGTTTGGCCGATACGGCTCTTAAGACAGCTGACGCCGGTTATCTGACCCGACGCCTTGTTGACGTTTCACAGGACGTGATCATCAGCGAAGAGGATTGCGGAACACTGCGCGGACTGGTTGCTACAGCAATCAAGAATAACGAAGAAGTTGTTGAATCACTGTATGAAAGAATACTTGGACGTACTGCGGTTCACGATGTATATCATCCTCTTACAGGAGAACTCATCGTTTCTTCAGGTGATGAAATCAATGAAGAAATTGCCCGCACTATTGATGATTCTCCCATCGAACAGATGGAAATCAGGTCAGTGCTTACCTGCGAATCACGCAAAGGGGTTTGTGCAAAATGTTATGGCCGTAACCTCGCTACAAGCCGTATGGTTCAGAACGGTGAGGCAGTGGGCGTAATTGCAGCACAGTCAATCGGTGAGCCGGGTACACAGCTTACGCTGCGTACATTCCACGTTGGAGGTACCGCTATGAGTATAGCAACCGAATCAAGGATTGTGGCAAGGTATAACGGACTTGTAGAAATTGACGAACTCAGGATTGTTGAGCGCACTGAAGCTGACGGAAGCAAATCGGATATCGTAATCGGCCGTCTGGCTGAAATCCGCATTGTGGATAAGAAAACCGGCATAGCGCTGACGACAAATAATATTCCTTACGGTGCCAAACTGTTTGTAAAAGCAGGTGCCGAGGTAAATAAGGGCGATCTCCTTTGCGAATGGGACCCCTATAATGCAGTAATTATCTCTGAAGTACCCGGTGTTGTAGCTTTCGAAAGCGTAATCGAAGGGATTACCTATAAGGAAGAATCCGACGAAGTAACCGGATACCGTGAAAAGGTTATCACTGAAACCAGGGACCGTACCAAGAACCCCGGTATCGAAATCAGGGATAAGAACGACAAGATGCTGAAGACCTATAACCTGCCTGTCGGATCACACCTTAGCATTGAAGAAGGTGCGACAGTTAAAGCAGGCGAAATCCTGGTGAAAATCCCGAGAGCCATTGGTAAGTCGGGTGACATCACAGGTGGTCTGCCCCGCGTAACCGAATTGTTTGAAGCACGTAATCCTTCGAATCCTGCTGTTGTTTCTGAAATCGACGGTGAAGTGTCATTCGGTAAGGTAAAACGTGGTAACCGTGAAATAACGATCACAACAAGGGCCGGACAACAGAAAAAGTACCTGGTACCGCTTTCAAAGCAGATCCTCGTACAGGAGAATGACTATGTGAAAGCCGGTATTCCGCTCTCAGACGGAGCCACAACTCCTTCGGACATTCTTGCAATTAAGGGACCCACAAAGGTTCAGGAATATATTGTAAATGAAGTTCAGGAAGTTTATCGTCTCCAGGGTGTGAAGATCAATGATAAGCACTTTGAAGTAATCGTCCGCCAGATGATGCGCAAGGTCGAAATCATCGATCCGGGTGACACAAAATTCCTTGAAAAACAACTTGTTGACAAATGGGAATTCTTTGAAGAAAACGATTGGATCTATGGCAAGAAGGTGATTGAAGACGGCGGAGATTCCGCTACTTTGAAAGCCGGCCAGATAGTAACCGCACGTAAACTCAGAGATGAAAACTCCATGCTGAAACGTAAGGATCAGAAGCCTATTAAAGCCAGGGATGCTGTTCCGGCTACTTCGCAGCAGATCCTGCAGGGTATTACAAGGGCCGCTCTTCAAACACAGAGCTTCATGTCAGCCGCTTCCTTCCAGGAAACCACGAAGGTTCTGAATGAGGCCGCTGTATTTGGTAAGGTTGATTACCTCGAAGGACTGAAAGAAAACGTAATTGTTGGGCACCTGATTCCTGCCGGTACCGGTAATCGCAGGTTCTCCAACCTCATCGTCGGTTCTAAAGAGGATTATGAAAAACTTACCGAAGAACGGAAGTATCACGAAACGGTAAAAGAAGAACGCTAA
- the rpoB gene encoding DNA-directed RNA polymerase subunit beta, whose product MTKLNTERISFARTKNQLSYPDFLEIQLKSFRDFFQLETTPENRKNEGLFKVFQENFPITDTRNNFVLEFMDYFVDPPRYSIEECIERGLTYSVPLKAKLKLYCTDPEHEDFDTVIQDVYLGTIPYMTERGLFVINGAERVVVSQLHRSPGVFFGQSIHANGTKLYSARIIPFKGSWIEFATDINNVMYAYIDRKKKLPVTTLLRAIGFESDKDILEIFDLADEIKVSKTALKKLVGRKLAARVLKSWVEDFVDEDTGEVVSIERNEIIIDRETVLLDEHIDAIIDSGTKAILLHKEGQNLTDFEIIYNTLQKDPCNSEKEAVLHIYRQLRNSEPPDEATARDVIDKLFFSDKRYDLGEVGRYRINKKLNLETAMDTKVLTKEDIIRIIKYLIELINSKADVDDIDHLSNRRVRTVGEQLASQFGVGLARMARTIRERMNVRDNEVFTPIDLINSKTLSSVINSFFGTNQLSQFMDQTNPLAEITHKRRLSALGPGGLSRERAGFEVRDVHYTHYGRLCPIETPEGPNIGLISSLCVYAKINSLGFIETPYRKVNEGTVDLSDEGIIWLSAEEEEAKVIAQANAPIKTSGEFENPKVKARYNADYPLSDAHEINLMDVAPNQIASIAASLIPFLEHDDANRALMGSNMMRQAVPLINPEAPVVGTGIEHGVVRDSRFLLVAEADGVVEYVDSNEVVIRYVMTEDEKFVNFDGDTRRYKLLKYRKTNQNTCINLKPIVQKGDKITKGQILTEGYSTSQGELALGRNLMVAFMPWKGYNFEDAIVISERVVREDLFTSIHIDEYMLEVRDTKRGLEELTADIPNVSEEATKNLDENGLIRIGAEVNPGDILIGKITPKGESDPSPEEKLLRAIFGDKAGDVKDASLKAPPSLQGVVIDKKLFSRSVKDKKLKTSTKPILDKIEEEFERNSNELKAKLIDKLFIVVNGKTSQGVKDYYNVDVIPRGAKFTLKVLQDIDFQNINPNKWTTDKDKNEIIKTLIHNYIIKFKEVDAIYKRKKYSITIGDELPAGIVQLAKVYVAQKRKVKVGDKMAGRHGNKGIISRIVRAEDMPFLEDGTPVDIVLNPLGVPSRMNLGQIYETVLGWAGKRMGVKFASPIFDGASIEQIAQYTEKAGIPRFGKTYLFDGGTGDRFDQPATVGIIYMIKLGHMVDDKMHARSIGPYSLITQQPLGGKAQFGGQRFGEMEVWALEAFGAANILQEILTIKSDDVVGRAKAYESLVKGEPLPVPGIPESLNVLLHELRGLGLSINLV is encoded by the coding sequence ATGACCAAATTAAATACAGAAAGAATCAGTTTTGCCAGGACCAAAAACCAACTGTCCTATCCTGATTTTCTCGAGATCCAGTTGAAGTCCTTCCGTGACTTCTTCCAGCTTGAGACCACTCCTGAAAACAGGAAAAATGAAGGGCTCTTTAAGGTTTTCCAGGAAAACTTCCCGATAACTGATACCAGGAACAACTTTGTCCTGGAGTTTATGGATTACTTTGTTGATCCGCCACGTTATTCGATAGAAGAATGTATTGAACGAGGTTTGACCTACAGCGTACCGCTGAAGGCAAAACTCAAGTTATACTGCACCGATCCGGAGCACGAGGACTTTGATACGGTGATCCAGGACGTTTACCTGGGTACCATTCCGTATATGACCGAGCGCGGGTTATTCGTTATCAACGGTGCCGAACGTGTTGTTGTTTCACAGCTGCACCGTTCCCCCGGTGTGTTCTTCGGACAGAGCATCCATGCTAACGGAACAAAGCTTTATTCAGCCAGGATCATTCCTTTTAAAGGATCATGGATTGAGTTTGCAACCGATATAAACAACGTAATGTATGCTTATATCGACCGTAAGAAAAAGCTTCCCGTTACCACTCTGCTTAGAGCCATTGGATTCGAAAGTGATAAAGATATCCTTGAAATCTTCGATCTCGCTGATGAGATTAAGGTTTCTAAAACTGCTTTGAAAAAACTGGTCGGAAGAAAACTGGCCGCCCGTGTTCTTAAATCCTGGGTTGAAGACTTCGTGGATGAGGATACCGGTGAAGTGGTTTCAATCGAACGTAATGAAATCATTATCGATCGTGAAACCGTGCTGCTCGATGAGCATATTGATGCCATTATTGATTCAGGCACAAAGGCCATCCTGCTGCATAAAGAAGGACAGAACCTTACCGACTTCGAGATAATTTACAACACATTACAAAAAGACCCTTGTAACTCGGAAAAAGAAGCTGTTCTCCATATTTATCGCCAGTTGCGTAACAGTGAGCCGCCCGACGAAGCCACTGCCCGCGACGTGATCGATAAGCTTTTCTTCTCCGATAAGAGATATGATCTTGGTGAAGTTGGCCGCTACAGGATTAACAAAAAGCTTAACCTGGAAACTGCCATGGATACCAAGGTGCTTACCAAGGAAGACATTATTCGCATTATCAAATATCTTATTGAGCTGATTAACTCAAAGGCTGATGTGGACGATATCGACCATTTAAGCAACCGTAGAGTACGCACTGTTGGCGAACAACTTGCATCACAGTTTGGTGTAGGTCTTGCCCGTATGGCACGAACCATCCGTGAAAGAATGAATGTACGCGATAACGAAGTATTCACACCAATCGACCTGATCAATTCCAAGACGCTGTCGTCGGTGATTAACTCGTTCTTCGGTACCAACCAGCTTTCGCAGTTCATGGACCAGACGAACCCGCTTGCTGAAATTACCCACAAACGCAGGCTTTCAGCACTCGGACCCGGTGGTCTCTCAAGAGAACGCGCCGGATTCGAAGTCCGTGACGTTCATTACACGCATTACGGCCGCCTCTGCCCTATTGAAACACCCGAAGGTCCGAATATCGGTCTTATATCATCCCTCTGCGTATATGCCAAGATTAACTCGCTCGGTTTCATCGAAACCCCTTACCGCAAGGTTAATGAGGGTACAGTGGATCTGAGTGACGAAGGCATTATCTGGCTTAGCGCGGAAGAAGAGGAAGCCAAGGTTATCGCTCAGGCCAATGCGCCAATCAAGACTTCAGGTGAATTCGAAAATCCGAAGGTGAAAGCTCGCTACAATGCCGACTATCCGCTTTCAGACGCTCATGAAATCAACCTGATGGACGTAGCTCCCAACCAGATTGCATCAATTGCGGCTTCATTAATCCCGTTCCTCGAACATGATGATGCCAACCGTGCACTGATGGGATCAAACATGATGCGCCAGGCTGTTCCGCTTATCAATCCCGAAGCTCCTGTTGTAGGAACCGGAATTGAGCACGGAGTGGTCCGCGATTCACGTTTCCTCCTCGTTGCCGAAGCTGACGGCGTGGTGGAATATGTTGATTCAAACGAAGTGGTGATCCGCTACGTAATGACCGAAGATGAGAAATTTGTGAATTTCGACGGGGACACCCGCAGATATAAACTGTTGAAATACAGGAAAACCAATCAGAATACCTGTATAAATCTTAAACCGATCGTTCAGAAAGGTGATAAGATTACAAAAGGCCAGATCCTTACCGAAGGATATTCAACCAGCCAGGGCGAGCTTGCTCTCGGAAGAAACCTGATGGTTGCCTTCATGCCCTGGAAAGGATACAACTTTGAGGATGCTATCGTGATCTCCGAAAGAGTGGTTCGCGAAGACCTTTTCACATCCATCCATATCGATGAATACATGCTCGAAGTTCGCGACACCAAACGCGGTCTTGAAGAACTTACAGCTGATATTCCCAATGTGAGCGAAGAGGCTACAAAGAACCTCGATGAAAACGGTCTGATCCGCATCGGTGCTGAAGTTAACCCGGGCGATATCCTGATTGGCAAGATTACACCTAAGGGTGAATCCGATCCTTCACCTGAAGAAAAACTCCTCAGGGCCATCTTCGGCGATAAGGCCGGCGATGTGAAGGACGCTTCGCTTAAGGCACCCCCTTCATTACAGGGTGTTGTTATTGATAAGAAATTGTTCTCACGTTCAGTGAAGGACAAGAAGCTGAAGACTTCTACAAAGCCGATCCTCGACAAGATCGAAGAAGAATTCGAAAGGAATTCGAACGAGCTGAAGGCCAAGCTGATCGATAAGCTCTTTATTGTTGTGAACGGAAAGACATCGCAGGGTGTTAAAGACTACTATAATGTAGATGTGATCCCCCGCGGTGCCAAGTTTACCCTGAAAGTGCTTCAGGATATCGATTTCCAGAACATCAATCCGAATAAATGGACAACGGATAAAGATAAGAATGAAATTATCAAGACCCTCATCCATAACTATATTATCAAATTCAAGGAAGTAGATGCCATTTACAAGCGCAAGAAGTACAGCATCACAATCGGTGATGAGCTTCCTGCAGGTATTGTTCAGCTTGCCAAAGTTTACGTTGCACAGAAACGTAAGGTAAAGGTGGGTGATAAAATGGCAGGTCGCCACGGAAATAAGGGTATCATCTCCCGTATTGTACGTGCTGAAGACATGCCGTTCCTTGAAGACGGAACCCCGGTTGACATCGTGTTGAACCCGCTTGGTGTGCCTTCACGTATGAACCTGGGCCAGATTTACGAAACTGTTCTGGGATGGGCCGGTAAGAGAATGGGTGTGAAGTTTGCTTCCCCTATCTTCGACGGTGCTTCGATAGAACAGATTGCACAGTATACTGAAAAAGCCGGAATCCCGCGTTTCGGTAAAACCTACCTCTTTGACGGCGGCACAGGTGACCGTTTTGACCAGCCTGCCACAGTGGGTATCATTTATATGATCAAACTGGGACATATGGTTGACGACAAGATGCACGCCCGTTCAATAGGACCTTACTCGCTGATCACTCAGCAGCCGTTAGGCGGTAAGGCTCAGTTCGGAGGTCAGCGTTTCGGAGAAATGGAAGTTTGGGCACTCGAGGCATTCGGTGCAGCCAATATCCTCCAGGAAATCCTGACCATCAAATCGGATGATGTGGTAGGAAGAGCCAAGGCTTATGAATCGCTTGTAAAGGGCGAACCTCTGCCTGTACCGGGTATTCCAGAATCACTGAACGTTCTGCTTCACGAGCTCAGAGGACTTGGTTTAAGCATAAACCTTGTTTAA